AACCCAATCTGTGTCCCTTGTGCTGGGGTCAGTTGGTGAGGGGAGACCTTGAgtaaaggtcagtttgttggCTCCCAATCTGGTGTCCCCTTCTGTGATCCCTGGAGATGACAGCCTAGTGGCCCTGGATCTACCCCTGTCTGCCCCCTCTGGCACAGGCTGGATAACACCACTGTGACTTGGAGTTTCTAGGGTTGACTTGGAAGGGACTGGAATGGGGATAGGAATGGGTATGGGGACCGGAAGTGGGACAATGATGGGATAAGGCACCAGGACAGTAGGTTGGGGCAGAAGAGGGCTAAAAGAAGGGATGCCATAGTTCATCATGTGGGGCATCGGGACACGGCCTCTTGGCATCATGTTCAGGGGAGGAGAGTGCAGGCCAGGGAAGTAGGCTCCTGGGAAAGGATGCATCATTCCTGGCGGATTCATGGAAGAGGAGGTTGGGggctgcaggtgaggagagtgaggaggtcTGTGGATAGGGCTGGAGGGGGGTCCTGGGTGTCTGGGGGGGTTGGCAAGGGGGCTTTTCAGGCCCTGAGCATGAAGAGGAGGTCTGATGAAGGGCATAGGCATTTGAGGTACCTGCTGGTGTTCCAGAGtgggacgaggaggaggtggaggatgtaGGGGAGTAGGGTGAGGTGACACTTCCACAGCAGGGGGATGTGGAGGAGGCTGGATGGGTCTCTCCAGTGTCCTCAGCCCAGAGACAGCCACCCTGGAATTACAAGCTTCTGAGGGGGAGATGGAGGTGGATTCTGCTGATGCGTGGTTCGGCGTAGGGCCTTTGGGCGAAAGGTTTCTATGACGAGCTTCTGCTGCACCGCTGCTGCTCCAAGACTCAGGAGTGAGAAGCTTCTGTCCAGTCACAATGCTGTCCGCCCTTCCCTCCTGGCTGGGTCTGCTCGGGCTGGAGCTGGTGAGAGCAGCGCGGGCTTCTCGGTAGAAAACATCCATCTTGTACTGGTTCAGACACTTGGTGCTGCAGAACTGGAGTCGCTCCTCGCCAGACCCGAAGTCCAGGTATTCTTTAGTGTGACGGACATGCTTGCACCAATCACACACCTGTGGCACAGGGGAGAGAGACTGTGGGGGGTTATTGAAGTGATGGATTCCAGCTATAAACTTTTATGGACAAGTACACCCAAAAATTTTAATTCAATCATTATCTTAGATTATCTACATGTCAGtggttttgctgtgaagctgcagaaatgttttgtggactcaAAACTTTCACTGACTTTCATGGGTTGGGTTGAGTTACCCTGTAGCCTGAGGGtaagcagataatgactgattttttgttttagggtgaactgttcctttaagactTTTGTACAACTATACAATGTGAGATGGGCTGACTTCATCCCATCCTCTTAAGGTGAGAAGACCGCAAGCTACATGAGCACAAAACTGTTTTAATCTTGTAATTTTATAGCATATTCATGATAACACTTTGCATTGGAAAACAAAAGGTACATTGATAGTGTCCTCTTACTCTGACATTGCTGTTTATCTTCAACACCAGTCTGGGCGAGTCCTCTGTGTGAGGGTGCTGAGGGGATCTCTCACCGTGGAGGTCTTCATCTCTGGCCTGACAGGGGaaaacccacagacacacacgacATGAACCCCTGTGAGGCAGCTTGTCAGACCTGAGTTCACACTACTTTTGATGGATCCATTCTCCGATTCGCCATGATGCCATACTGGAATCATTCTGTGGTCATTAAACCAAATTTGAGCTTCTCATATAACAAGTGCAAAAAATAGCTTCAAATAAATTGCCTTGTCATCAAGGTTAGAAGACAGTTTGAGCGTTATGCATGGCACCAAAGACTAAAAGGTCAGTACAACAAAGGGAAATCACTAGTGTTGTGAAACAGATACAACTCTACAACTGGGCGGAGAGATAATGCAGGTGATGTATTGTCATATTATTAATGGCCTTGACAGTATTAATATAGGAAATTCCTCTTGATTCATGTAAGCTGATCTTCTGTGGATGTGAGTGCTCCCCCCTCTCTGTGACCCATCGAGTCGTGTTGAGTTACGAAACATGAGGCAGCTGAAGGTAAGGTATGCACTGAAAGTGGACACCTCACCCCAGGCCTCCTGGCTTTCCTCTCAGACAAGCAGCGACAAGTCAACGGCAATGCTTTCTTCCCCGCCTACGAAAAACTAGAGGGCTTGTTGCACACAGTCTGTTCAGCCCCTTCTTTTTGTCTCCGTTGTCTTGTGAATATACCTACCACAGTATAAACAACAGTGAGGGTGAAAGGGGATACAGCTGCCTGTCACACCGCACCTCTAAAGAGGGTATATCGGTGTCGTAATGGAAGGTGAAAAATCATGGCAATGTGCATCGGAGCGGTTCACCAGAGTTGCAGCTTTCCTGTCCTCCAGACCAAAGCCACTTAATGGCCGGCCCCTCCTCCATTAACGAGAAACTGATACTAAGTGTCCTCTACAAACTTTGACCTCCCACCCACCATTCCTATACTGGCTTCTCAATAATAACCAGAAAGCGTGTTCTCGGAGATCGCCCCTCTCTAAATTCCTGTAAATTAATCTGTCAGTTATGACCTCATAAGTATCCATTTCGGAAGGTCCGTTTACCTGACAGAAACCACCTGATGCTTGCTTCTCCTGTGTACGGAGAGTGACACAGATGGCACAAACTGTCCATAAAcagaacctgtgtgtgtgtgtgtgtgtgtgtgtgtgtgtgtgtgtgcaatctACTGAACGCTCACCAAAGTAGGGAGAAGCCATAACTAAATGTTTAGGACTGCTCACTGCTGATATGTCTTGCATACATATTTCCTTTACCACTCACCTTATTGCGTTTGAAGTAGGCCCGTCTGCAGGCGGCAAAGCACTTCTCACTGCAGAAGCTCTTAAGCTCCGAACCCATACACAGGGAGTAGCGTTTCACCCCTTCCTTCTGgcaccaaacacacactatCTGCACATTCTGTACATCTTCCACTGTGGGAGAAAGGCAGTAAAAGAAAGTTAAAGAGTGCAGCTTTGCTAAAACAACTCAGTTCCAAATgatgtttgtgtggctgtgggGTTTAGAGAATCTTTTGAAGAGTGTTGGTGTTGATTTTTTGGAGGATTTCAACAGTGATATCAGAAGTCTTTACCTCTCACTATCTGTGAAGAGCTGAAGCCAAGTTCAAGGGACCAAAAGTTACTCAATCTCACTGGAACTCAGGTGACATGATCAAGTTGTGCTCTTTCGAATCAGAACTGAACATTTAGCCAATTATCTATGTCAGTATCTTAGTATGTACCTTAATGTGAATTAATTAAAGAAGTCAAAGGGCAATTTTCTTTCACAGAGTCTACAGAGCCCGCTGGTTCTAGGGTAAGGGTTACCAGCACCACCACTTTGTGCACTTTTCCACAAAATTAGCTCTGGTTTCAAGATTTCTGGAGCCTTGGTGCTATCTAGCAAACCAGCCAACATTCCCACCAATTTTAGGTGCAACCACTGGAACCATGGATGTGTGATTAACCCGTTGAAGTCCGCAGTGGATTTTTAGAGCTCCCTTAACAGCACTTGAAATATCAGCTGATCATTTGCATAATATGTTATCATCTTTGTCAACCCTAGAGGAAAGAGAAATATGTGAACTCAAAAGTGTTGATTTTAACATGTGTAGCcacatgtttttgcagttttcacAGCAAGTTTAGTGTTTCGACGTCCAACAGAAAAGAAATCGGTGTGGCTTTTCCTTGACATACTAAATATAGCTGTTGGTCATTAGTTACACAATGAGCATCATCCTGGAGAACATGATACGACCACCTCAGTTCAAACTTCAGGTCAAACTAAAGCAACTATTTTTTGGTTCCACCTGCAACATAAACTCGTGGAGATCAAGCGGCTTGTCTTATTGAATTAACTGTTGCTTTAGCAACATGAATCACTGGACggacaacaaaccaaacacaaatgACTGTTTACGTGTCTTTTCTGAATGTTTAGGGGCCATGAGGAGACTTCTGAAACCAATAATTGCTCCATCCACATAGCTGAACCTGCACTCTGACTTTTCccatataaacacaacacaagtcaTGCGTTACATGTACATGTGTGAAACTGGGAGCAGAGCTGCTATAAGCTAAAATATCTTCATGTGTTGTCCCGTGGCACACTACCTGCTGATGGTTTTATAAGGGGGACGATGACCGGGGCACCCTTGTGCTCTTTCGGGGTGGTCAGGGATAAACTCGTTGAGGacgaggagggtgaggaggaggaggggacacccgaggactctctctctccgctcttCATGGCGAGGACCGAGTGACTGACTTTGGCGTCCAGGCTCTTGGGTTTTGGCAATGAGTTTTCTGAAAGACGCAAAAAAACGAACTGTGATGCAAATGATCCGGAGTTTTCACATAACACAATCGCACAAATGTGTCAGCACTGACACTGTTATAGCTCTTGCATCGATGCCAACCGTACTCAGAAAACAATAGATGtatctgaatgaatgaaacgtGAGAAGAGTATGTCTAGTACATTCGATCAGTGACTCAGTGTCTGCACCCCGACCTGCAGAACCTGTTGGTGTAAACTCAAGAGCGCTCCGGCACTTCCCCTCACCTTTTAGCACCGACACGTGCTGACGCCTCTCTCTGTAGTTTCGGATCTCGTTGGCCTCTGACTCTCTGAGATCCACCTTGTCGTAGCCGTACCATCCCAGCAGCTCGTTCATGGTGCTTTCTGCGAATGTCTGCACggggaaaaggcagaaaacaaatcGCTAATTAACCTTCCATGTAAAAGGATAGGATAACTGAGCCACGGCCTGCCTGCAAATGGGAAATTGTGAGCGTACATGTCCGGGGTTGTTAGTGGAACTTTTTATCCTATGTTAAACATAATCAGACCTCCCTACTCTGAATCAATGCGAGGGATTCTTTCTCAGCCCCAGCCCCGGCCGGAGAAATGAATACGGGCACAGTGGAGTACAGTATGACGCTTTTTTCCATGATGTGTTCAAGTTGTTTACCCTTGCTAAATCTGAGACGGAAAGGTTTAAAACCTAACACCAGTGTGAAATCTATGAATCATCCTTTGTTTATCTCTTTTAATtggaaaaaagagggagaaaagaaaactgttctCCACAGATGGGATGTGTggtcccttcttttttttttttttattacgaccagatgaaaaaaaaaaagaaagcacaaaggtctctctctttatccacccacctctctctctctctctctctctctctctctctctctctctctttctctccctctctctctctctctctgtggctttGGGAGAACCGGATTGGAGGAGAAACCCGATCCGGAACGGGCAGAAATCAGAGCGGGACACCCTACACCACGGCGAGGTCCCACGGTTCTCGGAAATGCCCCACTCCTCTCCCTTCGTCTCTCTCCACTGtccaccactctctctctctctctctcctttcccctGTCCCTCCCcttgtctctcttcctctccgctgccctccctcacctcccatCTTCAccatcctcccctccactcCAGCACCTTCTAGGCCTGACACCCGACACAGCGCCGCCTCTCAGGTTTCACCCTTTTCCAGCATAGCCAGCCTGCTGTGGTGGTGTTGTAGTGCTGTAGTACTGACTGCACATTCTTTCCCCTGCTTTCCTCACTCCGACCTCTGCTCTGCACTAGGGCCTCCAAGAAATGGATCTCTCCCCTCGCTTGCTCACTTTtctgctgtgtatgtgtgtgtgtgtgtgtgtgcgtctgggagagtgtgtgggtgagtggTATCATATCCAGCTAAATATGCCTAACGATGATTAAAGTTAAGTATCCGGTGTCTGGTGCGGCGCTCGGGGCTGACGTGGAGGGAGTAGGTCCGAATGTGGTGTTGAAACAGATGTATTACAGAGACAACACTCGGCTGGACCTCAGCTGAGCTCGAAAATCTGTtcccctgcctgcctgcctgcctgcctgcctgccttcctgtctgtctttttttttcccctctctgtgtctttcttttgcCCTTTCATCATTTgactacagtttttttttttaaaggtgcaaccTTCACCCAAAATGGGCCATAAAGGAATTTAACCATAAAGGGACATTGTGTAGTGgggaaattaaaactcagatttttatCAATCGATATTAACGacattaatgaggcaataatataaacataaatatatgggggtttttttcctcatgaccgaataaacaagctgttttcagcgGAAAACAGTCCGCGGAGCACTgcttgaagctggaaaggtggcagggtctgccacatgtaaacaaagcaaaacagtgaaattGAGTTGTCcttgaaggtcagtttgtttattgggTTTATTTAGTGATGTAAGTTGCGCATCTCCAGGACTGTTTCACATCACGTCTTAACCCTGCAGGAGGGCTACACTCCTGTCTCATttaagtctttcttttttcctgttaatgAAAGATGtgcagcttttctctctctcttttttttatttcacccgCCCCTCCACTTCccacaatgttgtttttgtttccttttggcAGTTCAGACAAACATCTGCTTTGTGAGAGTGACAAGCCATATCCCAAACCGCAGAGAGAGTTGCAGCCAAAGGCAACAAACCGGGGCCGACCCTGAGATCCAGCCCGGGCCGGGCTCACATCAAGCGGGGATTGCGTTTCacatgttttgattaaaattaGTTAAGTTGTAACACTACACCTCCCCTGGATATCAAGCGCTCACAATCCAAACCACTTACACAGAAAGAccacatttcctctctctcacgAAGAGGCCAGaatctcctcctcccctgtaAAAAACTGCTTGTCTTTTTAGATTTCTGAGCTGCTGCTTGAAGGAGGTTCAGATATCCCTTACCACCGCAGTCAACGCTCTCAGATAGCCTGTGTCCAAACCCAAACAAAGCAGACAATCCATGGATTAGTTTCCATGCAGTAACGGGCTCATAATGGTGGGAGGGAGTCATGTCTGTTACTGTGATTTCACTCAGtattgcctttttaaaaaaaaatcaagcagagGGCAGATTCTTTTTCATCCTTTAATTAAAATCCTGCGATAGAGCTTTAGTGTTTGAGTGTGAGGCTGAGGTTGGGCTATTTACAGGATATAAAtaccccctcttcttcttttggaAGGAGTGAGGGCAAGCCTCTGTGGTGGAGCAAGTGTGCGcaccgagagagagagtggggaagAAGTGACGCACATCTGGATCTCCGCTGGACATTAGCGTCCGGCCACAGCTGGCCTGACATGGCGTCAGGAGAAGGCGAAGGCCAACCTAGTCTTCCTCACTGCAAACATGGAGCCTATAATTAAAACGTCCTGTGACAGTGTGCGTCACATTCTgagtttatatttatatcttttaaaaataaaaaaaaataaaaaaatcttttatattttggtttgttgtgcaaactttttttaaatttatttttctaaagcTAAAACTTTATAAATCTTCAACACAACAGTGTAACAGTTTGCGTGAAAGACACAAGCAGAGCATTCATTCACAACAAACAGTGTGTGATTATTGGCAGCGTTGATTCGTGCGCAGTTGACTCAGGGCAGGGAGACTTCGTGCGCGTAAAGAAGTTCACTCGGTCaataacaaaacagacaaactctcACCTTCATCTCCTGGTTGATCTCCCTCTTTACGGGGTGCGCAGGTTTCCTGCTGCGTTTATTTTCCGGTGGTCTCCCTTTCTCCATCTCTGGCATAGTCCTGGTTCTGGCTGGATCCGATCCGGATCAGTGTCGCCGCGCGTCCAGCCGGAggtgtctctgtttttattcgCGGAGCGACTCCGAGTGAAAGCTGTCACTCCCGGTGACAGCGGCTGTCATTCCCGGCCGTCTGAGTCCCTCATCTGGGGCTTCACACCATACGAGTCCACTGAACACGCGTGCGCTCCAGGCTGGAGGCTCCGCCGCCGAACAATCAGCGCTCTCTCCCCTCCGACACCGTCAACACCTGGCGGCGGCGACAACACAGCATCCGGTGGAGACTTTCAGAGTAAAGTAACGTGTTTTTAGAATAGCAAAACCAATAATCAACAACTTATGTAGGAActactgtttgttgtttgtgtttaattgttgttgtaCTGATTATTGCCTTATCTAGATCCTATTTTTAAAGTACTTTCGTTTGTTCTATATATTTACTAAGTTTAATCATCTGTTTATTCtataattaacatattttacTATCCACTAACATGTCCCTGATCACAACTTAACTGGATACACTCATCTGAGATGAATGTAACAGCAGTTATGAAAGAGAGTGAAACACACAAATCGGCctattgcttaaaaaaaaaaaacctttagcAACATTAATACTATAATCTACACATGAAAAAGAGGACAAATGTAGCGCTAAACCTCTCTGCTCTGTAACGTCCTTCTGACGCACACATTTCCGCTTCTATTTTAAAAGGGAGGTCCTCTCGCTTCCTGTCTCGTTCGTGCTCTCCCTGTGCAGCTTGACGGTGCCCTCTCCagtgagggaggggaaggggaagaGAAGGGAGGGCCCTCTCAGTTGCTGTAACCCAACACCTGGCGCCCACCCCTCCCAAATCTCAACAGATACATTTCATAAGGAATGCAAAGACTGTGTTTTATCTGCGGGGACACAGTACAAACACTGTACAAATACTCTTGTCCTAAAATAAAGAGATGAAAAGAGCGCGGTGAGTTAAATGATACCATGGCAGAATGCACGGGGCTTTCTCAAATGGCATCTGTTTGATCAGtgcctgtgtgtcagtgtgtgtgtgtgtgtgtgtgactgtgactgtgtgtttgtgtgtgtgtactgcacaTAAAACACCTGAAATGTCCATGTTTGGCCCTTGAGCTTCCCTTTAGCGGGGGAAGAGTACCACATGCCTGTGGGGATTCACATGTGCGGgtgatgtgtgtttgaacaTAAACATTCGTCCCATGTTATTCTTGATTGTAAAGGCCAGAGGCTTTATTGCAGTATCGTGTTTCCAGGCTGGTGATGGAAAGATGGAGACGATCAGGTTGCATTGAGCACCATAAACAAACCTCAGTGTTATTTCAGACAAGTTGGAcaactttattttacagctattttagtttttattgctAAGTTTATGCagtttttatcttattttaaacTCCTAAGTTTAAGTAGCATCAGGTTGACAATCCCACTGTGGGGAATTTATGTgataaagttaaataaatatggAGGGAAACTGGACTTAATTGTTTCTACTGCATCCTTAAACCACCCATCAGATTCCTAAACTCCATACAAACAAaggctgctaactgctgctaactgtagctgacGTTACATAGCTCGTTTAGCAACGCAGCTAGCAACCTGGacagtgaacttggaacaccAGGGGAGAGTTATAGTTGTTTGCACACAAGCaggaggacggggggggggtgggggctggGCTTATTTAGCACTTCATTTTTGTGCGTATTAAACTAAAACTCTTACCTCCTTTAAATGTCGCTTTCGTAGAACTTTCACTGAACCGCATGCAAGAGCGACAGtcaggtagacagacaggcgTGAACAAGAGGCCTGTTTCAGAACCTCTCTCCTCCCCGTCTCCAGCCGTCCTCGTTTTGCTCTGGTTGGAGGAATCCAGGGACCACGCTCGTGTAAACAGAAACCCGATCCAGTGCGCAGGGCTTGGGTTTCGGCCCCTCGTACACCCGCTGATGATACCCGATCCAGCCCGGCTTTGGGAACAGGGCTTATCTGATGCCTCACAAAAGGCCCCTCTCTCCGGCTCTCCATAACAGCGCACATCTGGTGCCTCTGCAGGGAGCACTGTCCCTGCTCTGGGTTCCTCTGGGGGGGGTGAGAGTGGGGATAAGACTCAGAAATCCACTTACACAAATGATTGACTATTTATAGGTCTAAAGTTACAATCCCCCAACATCTGGACCGAATGATAAAAT
This region of Acanthopagrus latus isolate v.2019 chromosome 22, fAcaLat1.1, whole genome shotgun sequence genomic DNA includes:
- the LOC119012922 gene encoding sine oculis-binding protein homolog isoform X1 produces the protein MPEMEKGRPPENKRSRKPAHPVKREINQEMKTFAESTMNELLGWYGYDKVDLRESEANEIRNYRERRQHVSVLKENSLPKPKSLDAKVSHSVLAMKSGERESSGVPSSSSPSSSSTSLSLTTPKEHKGAPVIVPLIKPSAVEDVQNVQIVCVWCQKEGVKRYSLCMGSELKSFCSEKCFAACRRAYFKRNKARDEDLHGERSPQHPHTEDSPRLVLKINSNVRSLSPVPQVCDWCKHVRHTKEYLDFGSGEERLQFCSTKCLNQYKMDVFYREARAALTSSSPSRPSQEGRADSIVTGQKLLTPESWSSSGAAEARHRNLSPKGPTPNHASAESTSISPSEACNSRVAVSGLRTLERPIQPPPHPPAVEVSPHPTPLHPPPPPRPTLEHQQVPQMPMPFIRPPLHAQGLKSPLANPPRHPGPPSSPIHRPPHSPHLQPPTSSSMNPPGMMHPFPGAYFPGLHSPPLNMMPRGRVPMPHMMNYGIPSFSPLLPQPTVLVPYPIIVPLPVPIPIPIPIPVPSKSTLETPSHSGVIQPVPEGADRGRSRATRLSSPGITEGDTRLGANKLTFTQGLPSPTDPSTRDTDWVKKERLFPSPTSTPHSESSSPRARYNDSPCSAPESEGLTDYKQQQSERQVIQRVLQRTQVKLGPSANGVVDLSGLGESGTGQGTRSGLHDIIRPTPSLPQCPSPDTVYQHQDSHTPPSNTPPSPTGSSHPYDATPSALTSRGPSPNGMSPSPASPDSSLPQRIPAPPSDPALSELEAIKENKCSVVGPVRVEGPVSQSEEPLAVVGDVGEDPHVPDEDHAYALPTAPKTGGTTTPLLLPKLRDKGSLRSPANMPSAGDMEPALKRRCLRIRDQNK
- the LOC119012922 gene encoding sine oculis-binding protein homolog isoform X2; this encodes MPEMEKGRPPENKRSRKPAHPVKREINQEMKTFAESTMNELLGWYGYDKVDLRESEANEIRNYRERRQHVSVLKENSLPKPKSLDAKVSHSVLAMKSGERESSGVPSSSSPSSSSTSLSLTTPKEHKGAPVIVPLIKPSAVEDVQNVQIVCVWCQKEGVKRYSLCMGSELKSFCSEKCFAACRRAYFKRNKARDEDLHGERSPQHPHTEDSPRLVLKINSNVRVCDWCKHVRHTKEYLDFGSGEERLQFCSTKCLNQYKMDVFYREARAALTSSSPSRPSQEGRADSIVTGQKLLTPESWSSSGAAEARHRNLSPKGPTPNHASAESTSISPSEACNSRVAVSGLRTLERPIQPPPHPPAVEVSPHPTPLHPPPPPRPTLEHQQVPQMPMPFIRPPLHAQGLKSPLANPPRHPGPPSSPIHRPPHSPHLQPPTSSSMNPPGMMHPFPGAYFPGLHSPPLNMMPRGRVPMPHMMNYGIPSFSPLLPQPTVLVPYPIIVPLPVPIPIPIPIPVPSKSTLETPSHSGVIQPVPEGADRGRSRATRLSSPGITEGDTRLGANKLTFTQGLPSPTDPSTRDTDWVKKERLFPSPTSTPHSESSSPRARYNDSPCSAPESEGLTDYKQQQSERQVIQRVLQRTQVKLGPSANGVVDLSGLGESGTGQGTRSGLHDIIRPTPSLPQCPSPDTVYQHQDSHTPPSNTPPSPTGSSHPYDATPSALTSRGPSPNGMSPSPASPDSSLPQRIPAPPSDPALSELEAIKENKCSVVGPVRVEGPVSQSEEPLAVVGDVGEDPHVPDEDHAYALPTAPKTGGTTTPLLLPKLRDKGSLRSPANMPSAGDMEPALKRRCLRIRDQNK